In a genomic window of Lepisosteus oculatus isolate fLepOcu1 chromosome 3, fLepOcu1.hap2, whole genome shotgun sequence:
- the LOC102698937 gene encoding mRNA decay activator protein ZFP36L1 has product MPSNFLTPFLELDDEFCKNFLSLDMTDGVAPGAQKRTVSFQRRHSMSPVSLPNSKFNSGSVDQLSEPVSWPVQPGSQSWSRDLQQQFPRSCLSQIPFRVDRSVSMIESQVSNFGSAGQGAAPSPAVLPPPPGLSASASSLSPTKSPASTPPVSSRYKTELCRTYEESGNCKYGAKCQFAHGLEELRGLSRHPKYKTEPCRTFHTIGFCPYGARCHFIHNADEQRSAQAPSGPQPPRGRPQLLRQSVSFAGFSSPALSGFHSAQEPLTFSRASSVSPPPSTGSPDLLSPIFPEPGALKHGYQFGGDAGGDQPLTPRFCAVSDSPCAHCAQPPAGQNRHRTAFTFPGLPLLQRSASADSLSDQEGYTSSSSLSGSESPSFESKRLPIFSRLSVLDD; this is encoded by the exons ATGCCCTCCAACTTCCTCACGCCGTTCTTGGAGTTGGATGACGAGTTTTGCAAG AACTTCCTCAGTCTGGACATGACAGATGGCGTAGCGCCCGGAGCTCAGAAGAGGACTGTGAGCTTTCAGCGCCGGCACTCCATGTCCCCCGTCTCCCTCCCCAACTCCAAGTTCAACAGCGGCAGCGTTGACCAGCTGAGCGAACCGGTGAGCTGGCCCGTGCAGCCCGGCAGCCAGAGCTGGAGCCGGGACCTGCAGCAGCAGTTCCCCAGGTCGTGTCTCAGCCAGATCCCGTTTCGGGTCGACCGCTCGGTCAGCATGATCGAGAGCCAGGTGAGCAACTTCGGGAGCGCCGGGCAGGGGGCTGCGCCGTCTCCCGCAGTCCTGCCGCCGCCTCCCGGGCTGAGCGCCAGCGCGTCTTCGCTGTCGCCTACCAAGTCGCCCGCTTCCACTCCCCCCGTCTCGTCCCGCTACAAGACCGAGCTGTGCCGCACCTACGAAGAGAGCGGGAACTGCAAGTACGGGGCCAAGTGTCAGTTCGCCCACGGGCTGGAGGAGCTGCGAGGCCTGAGCAGGCACCCGAAGTACAAAACGGAACCGTGCCGCACTTTCCACACGATCGGCTTCTGCCCGTACGGTGCCCGCTGTCACTTCATCCACAACGCGGACGAGCAGCGCTCCGCCCAGGCGCCCAGCGGTCCTCAGCCGCCGCGGGGGCGCCCGCAACTGCTGCGCCAAAGCGTCAGCTTCGCCGGCTTCTCGTCCCCGGCGCTCTCCGGCTTCCACAGCGCCCAGGAGCCTCTGACGTTCTCCAGGGCCTCCTCGGTCTCCCCCCCGCCTTCCACTGGAAGCCCCGACCTCCTCTCTCCCATCTTTCCCGAGCCTGGAGCTCTGAAGCACGGCTACCAGTTCGGCGGGGACGCGGGCGGCGACCAGCCGCTCACTCCTCGCTTCTGCGCGGTCAGCGACTCCCCCTGCGCTCACTGCGCTCAGCCTCCTGCCGGCCAGAACAGGCACAGAACTGCCTTCACTTTCCCGGGCTTGCCTTTGCTCCAGAGAAGCGCCTCCGCCGACTCCCTCTCGGACCAGGAGGGCTACACCAGCTCCAGCAGCCTCAGTGGCTCCGAATCTCCCAGCTTCGAGTCCAAACGCCTCCCGATTTTCAGCCGCCTTTCCGTATTGGACGACTAG
- the LOC102694074 gene encoding transmembrane protein 229B-like, which produces MGSRDGAEPLSIYSRWYLYAIHGYFCEVMFTAAWEFVVNRNWKFPGVTSVWALFIYGTSILVMEKMYLLLRGRCPLLLRCLLYTLWTYAWEFSTGWLLRQFNACPWDYSPFDYDFMGLVTLEYALPWFCASFLVERVIVRNTLRLRYEGAGEGGRAWDLVSRCFPRRKAQ; this is translated from the coding sequence ATGGGTTCCAGAGATGGCGCCGAGCCCCTGAGCATCTACTCCCGCTGGTACCTCTACGCCATCCATGGCTACTTCTGCGAGGTGATGTTCACTGCGGCCTGGGAGTTCGTGGTGAACAGGAACTGGAAGTTCCCCGGGGTCACCAGCGTCTGGGCCCTCTTCATCTACGGCACCTCCATCCTGGTGATGGAGAAGATGTACCTGCTGCTGAGGGGCCGCTGCCCCCTGCTGCTGCGCTGCCTTCTCTACACCCTCTGGACCTACGCCTGGGAGTTCTCCACGGGCTGGCTGCTGCGCCAGTTCAACGCCTGCCCCTGGGACTACAGCCCCTTCGACTACGACTTCATGGGCCTGGTGACGCTGGAGTACGCCCTGCCCTGGTTCTGTGCCTCCTTCCTGGTGGAGCGGGTGATCGTGCGCAACACGCTGCGCCTGCGCTACGAGGGCGCCGGCGAGGGCGGCCGGGCCTGGGACCTGGTGTCTCGCTGTTTCCCGAGGCGGAAAGCGCAGTGA